CGAAGCCGATCGCTGCACTGGGCCGCGATGCAGTCAAAGAACATCCGGGATTGAAAGCGGGCGTGTGTGATGTGACGCCGCAATACCATCCACAGACCGGGACGGTGCTCGCACTGGGGCATGTGGTCTTTTATCGTGGTCCCCGGTTTGCGAAAGGAGATCAACTGGCCCGTTATCCGGTCTATGTCACACGGCAGAAAGATGGCCGGTGGTCGAAACGGAAGATTCTGCAATGGGACGATCCCCGCGGTGGGGAGATCTATACCAATAACTGCGGTCAACGGCTCGTGATGCCCGACGGCGATATTCTGATGTCGTTCACGTTCGGCCCCGGCAAACAGCCGCGAATGGTGGCCGGCGTCCGCTGTTCGTTTGATGGGTCGGAACTGAAAATCCGCGAGGTCGGGCCGCCTTTGAAGAATAAAGTCGGCCGGGGTTTGCTGGAACCTTCGATCACCCGTTTCCAGAATCAGTTCTTCATGACGATCCGTGCCGAAGATGGGCACGGCTATGTCGCCGCCAGCCTCGATGGTTTGAATTACAATCGAAAAACGGCGTGGGCGTTTGACGATGGTACGCCGATCGGCATGTCGACCACTCAACAGCACTGGCTCACCCATTCCGACGGTCTATTTCTGGTTTATACACGCAAAGATGCGACGAACAAAAACGTGATCCGCTGGCGTTCGCCGTTGTGGGTCGCGCAAGTCGATCCAGAGAAATTGTGTCTGATTCGCGAAACAGAACGCGTGGTCTTGCCGCTGGTGGGTGACGGCGTGAATGATCCCAACAAGGTCGCGCTGATGGGCAACTTCGATGTCACGAACCTCAGTCCGGCGGAGTCCTGCGTCACCGTCGGCGAATGGCTGCCTCGCGATGGAGCAAAAGGAAACCTGCTGCTCGGTCGGATCAAATGGAACCAACCGAATCGCAATCTGCCTCCCTTTGTGAGTTGAGGCTGCTTAGCTGAGGAAGCCACCGCAGATAGAGCGCATCACGTTTTTCCAGTGCCTGATAGAGCAGAGCCTCCAGCTCATCCGAAATCCCAGTTTCTTTAGCCAGTTCGACCATTTCATAGAAAACAAAAATATCATTAGGCCCCTGTTCTCCATCAAGTTCAAAACGACTGATGAGAATCTGCAAGTCACCCCGGCTGATCGTTCCCAGGTAAGTCGCGATCCCGGCATCATATAGATCGAAAATCTCATCATCAAAGTCGTCGAGATTCTCCGGTGGCAGACTGTCGAAAATGCCGGGATGCTCTTTTTTGTTTGCCTCATACAATTCTGATTCTTTGAGCTGGAATCGTTTCCGAGCTCGTTCCTGCGACATAAATCCGATCAGCCAGGCAGGAACCGCAAAAGTAAAACAAATTGGCAAAAGTTCAGAATTCAAGGCCATCCCCAGAAGACAACTGGAGAAAAACACAAGCATTGCAAGTTCTGAGACAAAATT
This genomic interval from Gimesia alba contains the following:
- a CDS encoding sialidase family protein, with the protein product MSHQHPLTRRDFLHSSLCSLAAVSGVSTARAEAAQRPLIKSISKETLFRNRDGSGVTWFHPRGCLVPGVGGKSTFLMNLQEIGGSDYFGQVHWTESTDQGKTWSPPKPIAALGRDAVKEHPGLKAGVCDVTPQYHPQTGTVLALGHVVFYRGPRFAKGDQLARYPVYVTRQKDGRWSKRKILQWDDPRGGEIYTNNCGQRLVMPDGDILMSFTFGPGKQPRMVAGVRCSFDGSELKIREVGPPLKNKVGRGLLEPSITRFQNQFFMTIRAEDGHGYVAASLDGLNYNRKTAWAFDDGTPIGMSTTQQHWLTHSDGLFLVYTRKDATNKNVIRWRSPLWVAQVDPEKLCLIRETERVVLPLVGDGVNDPNKVALMGNFDVTNLSPAESCVTVGEWLPRDGAKGNLLLGRIKWNQPNRNLPPFVS